Part of the Corynebacterium canis genome is shown below.
GAGGTTGGCGCTCTAGCGGCTGCTCTACTAGTGGTTGCCTGGGGCAGTTATAGTAAGAAGCAATCGATCCCCTCCCAAGCCTCTCAAAGAAGCTCAAATGGGAGGGGCCGCTTTCTTTTTTGAGGTGTCCCGTTTGAAGGCGAGTCTGCGGGCGCTAGTTCTCTAGCCGCTAGGAGCGTTAACTAGGCGGTGCGGTCAGCCGTGTGCAGATGTGCCTGAGGCAGATCCTGCGCGGCCGCGTTTTCCCAGGAAAATCCGGCCCGAAAGCAAGGCAGATCCTGCGCGGCAAGGCAGATCGTACAGGGGCGTGAGGTGTGGGCTCTGGCGGTGCGGAATCGATGTCGTATGCAACGTTGTTGAAGGCGGTCAATACCGAGGGCTTATCTGGGAATCGATGACCTGACATTTCAAGCTATAGTTCTTGCCCGAGTTGTGAAGCCAAGAGTAAAGTACCGCCTGTCATGGCTGACCTGGGTAGCAATTCCGTGAGCAGCTCTGGAATCACAAAGGCGTCGACGCGCCGAAGGTCTACTCCCGTTATGCGAGCGTTTAGTTAGCCCGCGAGACTGCGCCAAGCCCCAGATTGTGTTCGACAGGTTATAGGATTACTGGCAAAACTAGTAATATCCATGAATTAAAACTCACCCTTGGAGACTCCCATGTCAGACATTGACAACGCTAATATCCCACCATGCCCAGAGTGCGGCAGCGAGTACACCTATGAATCCGGTACTTCCATTATCTGCCCGATGTGCGGCTACGAGTGGGTGCCGGGTGAGGCAGAATCGGAGGCCGCTGCGTCCTTGGTTAAAGATGCCGTTGGTAATGTGCTTGCTGACGGCGATAGCGTCTCCATCATCAAGAGCCTGAAAGTCAAGGGTGGCAGCGACATCAAGATTGGCACCAAGGTTACGGGAATTCGTCTGTTGGCGGAACCAGTAAACGGCCATGATATTGAGGCCAAGGTTCTGGGAGCCGGGCAGATGTACCTGAAATCGAGCGTAGTGAAGAAGGTGTAGAGCTCCGTGGGTTTGCTTCTGGGGGAAGAATTGAGCTGGCAGCGCATGCTTCGTCTGCGCCTGCTCGTCGACGCGCGGCGGTGATTTGACATGGCCGCATTTCCCCAGCCCTGGTCGTACCCGAAGGTTAAAGCGATCGCAGACGTACTCGCCGACACTAACGAGGGTTTGACTCGCCGCGAGATTGGCGAACTGCTCCATCGCTTGGGCATGGAGGATCCGAGCCCGTCGAAGAGCAAACGCGACCGGCTGGCCGACGTCTTCGTTGCTCGTCAAAACAAGGATCAGAGCTCGAAAGGCACTAGCACGTTCATCGAAACGGCGATGGAGCCGGTGAGGTACTACACCCAGAAAGCGGTGTTCGCTCGCCGTAAGAAACTGCTAAACGAGCGTCTCTCCCTCGTCGGAGTGCGTATCAGCGACGAAGGTAAAGTTGGCGAGGGTGCAGTTGCCCAGATCCTAGATGACGCGTCTCGCATCGCAACGTCGATCTACGATGAGCTCCGCCAACGCAAATGCTATACGTGGGTACTCCAGTACTGCTCCGTAGAGGTTCTGAGGAAGGCATGTTCCCATGCCTGTCCGGAGGCGACCAAGAGCATCTTCGATCGCCTCCGGAGCCTGACGGGCTTGCCGAGCGACGGAGCCTCGCTCGTAGATGAAGCTTTGGCGCTCGGGAAGTCTGGCAAGCCAAAGCTCCCGATCAACTCTCTGCGCCCGCAGACCGAAAGGGATGAACAGTCCGGGTTCGCAAATCCTGTGAAGGGCTTGAACAGTCTCTACCGGAACCCGACGGCGCACGACCTGCGGTTGAAACGACCGATCGGTAAGGACGAGTTACTCGAAGTGCTGACGATGATCTCGATGGTTCATCGGAGACTAGACGGCGCGTCAGCGCAAAGCGGAGGTTCTACGTGAGCGACGGTACGGATCGAGGCGAGGGTTTCGAGATGCCAGCGAGTTTCTCGCGGGCGCTTCTGCCGAATATGGACGCTTACTCGGTGAGTCTGCGCCTGCAGGAGCAGATGCGCTCATTTAATTCCGACTACAGTGCCATCACTCGAGAGGTAACCGCATCGATCGAGCGGTTCCGAAAGCAGATGGAGTCGATGGTCGTCCGTGTCCCGGCATTCTCGATACCGCCGCTCGATCTGGCTGCACTATATACTCCGATTCTCGACCCCGAGACTCTGGAGGCGTTTAAGCGGCTCTCCGAGCAGCAGACGAAGGCAATGGCGGTCTTGCGAGAGTCGCTCGGGTCTCTGTTTAACTCGGAGGCGATTCGGGGCTTTAACCGTGCTTTGCTGCCTCCCAACCTCAAGGAGCATGCTGATGGGATCACTGCCGGACAGGTTCGCGAGTTCGTTGAGCAGGAGGGCATTCCACTCTACCTCGTACCACGGGGACGCTTGGCGCTGCGGCTGCTGCGGGCGAAGGACCGTGCGGGGCGAGGACGTGTGCTTGGCGATTGCTACAAGTCGCTCATGGACGACTGCGCCGCTGTACTGGAGCAGGCGGATCACGAGGTGATTAGCGGCGAACTGAGCTTTGTCCTCGACGGTCTTGGCGCGATGCGCGCCGGCCACTATCGTTCGGCTCAGTCCATGTTTACCGTCACGTTGGACACGCTGATCTATCGCTTTTATCCCGATTTGCAAGACCGTCGGGACATCACGAATCGCAAGAAGGGTGCGGACGTCCCAAAGGCGATCGAGGAGATGGGGGTCCGAGATGCGTTCATCTGGCTGCCGATTTGGAATGCGCACGAGGAATTCTGGAAGAACAAGGGCGACAAGGTGCCGTACTACTACTCGCGCCACGCGAGCGTCCACGGCGTTTCCTCGCGCCAGTTCAGCAAGCGAAACTGCATTCAAGCACTCATGCTTGTCACGAGCCTGATCGGCTACGCCGACCAGTTGGCCCGCGAAGCTGGCTAGTGGATGTTTCGGTGAGCGCCCGCGATAACGGTGGTACTCATGTTTCTGTGCTATCGGAGTAGTCGCCGTGGGGATGTTGTAGCCCAGCCCTCAGGGTGGGAGCCCGACAGAAACATATGCTGTTGCTCGTGTCGTAGGGCGTTTTGGCCACGAGCTTCATCCGGTTGTGGTCCTTGATGAATAGCATCGCGATTGTCTGCGGCATCGCCTGTAGGTCCTCATTGTCCAAGTCGATGTAGAAGCCCGTTATTTCCTGTTTTGGGTGTGGGTGTGAGCCCCGTGTCCTTGGGGGATTTGGGGCTGGGCGGGTGTGGTGTGTGGTTATGGCCCTTGTGCTGGCGTTAAATTCATAAGCCATGCACCTCCCGACAAAACCGAATGCTGAATACTGCTTGAACCTGTTGCTACCGCTGATGCGGTGAACAGTGTGTGTGAATTCCCGAGCAACTTGACCTTTGTTGACACCATCTATTCTACCCATGCCAGCACGCAAGCTGCCAGTGTTTGCGCTGGTCAGGACTGGAAAGTATTCCTGAGCAAGACTAGCTATGCAGGTCGCTGTGCAACAGATATGGTGCACAATACTCGCGCGGGTGTTAAGGATGTGTTCGAATTCAAAGATAGTCTCGCCAACCTAGGCCGCCCCGAAATAGCACTTGTACGGCACGCAGGCTGCATCCATGCCATCAGGGTATGGTTTGTGATACCGAAACCGGCTGAGGGGCTAAGAAATTGTTTTGAAAAAATTTAGGACGGCGCCTGAAACCCGAGGTGAAACTCTAGGTCAAGCACTATAAATTCACTAACTGAGTGCAGTGCGATGCGGCGACGTTGAGCAGGGCGGGGCGTTGATAAGCAAACAGGGACGCGGCGTGACGACCTTAGACATCAACGAACAGAATGTGTAGGGCGAGTTCTGCCGCCGTCGTTGTTTCATGGTTGTTGGTTGGAATGGGCTGCATGAACACGGCCGCCTCTACTCGCTTCTTCACCTGGTGCATCTGCGGAAAGGATTCAAATTCAGAGGCGGTGGGGGTGGAGGTTCGCGCTCTAACGCCTGCCCTACTAGCGGCTGTCGGCTGCGGTCAGTTATAGTGGAATCAATCGACCCCCTCCCAAGCCTCTCGAAGAAGCTCAAATGGGAGGGGCCCTTTTTTTGAGGTGCTGTTTTAAGACAAGTCTGTCCTGGGACGAGCAAGTTGCCCTCATGGCTGGGCGAGGCCCGCTGTTGCTGACGAGTCTGCATGCGCTAGTTTCCTAGCCGCTACGAACTACTACCGGTTCTCTGGCTATGCGCGCTATTTTCAGAAGGCTCCCCACCTCGGCGACGATGTTTTCCGTCCGGGCGTCACCTTCGACGAGATTCGAGCCGCCTACGACGCTGATGAGGCGCTGCGCATTGCGCTCGTCCGGCCGCTTGCGCATGTTGAGCTCATGCTTCGCTCGCACGTTGCCCACGTCATCGCGGACGAGCACGGCGTCTACGGTCGATATCTCGAGGAGAGCTTCTACACAGATGCTCCCGATCACGAGCCGACCGTCGAGTCCTGCCTTTATGACATCCGCCGGAGTAAGGAACGTCACATTCTCCGCTACCGTGAGGCGGGTGCCGACTACGGCAATTTGCCCGTGTGGTCGGCCGTTGAAGCCTGGTCGTTCGGCACGTTGTCGAAGGTCATCGAGAGAGGCGCGGGAGGCTGTCTCGCCGAGACTGTGGCGACGAGCGCAGGCATTGCGAAGGCCGGTTTCGCCTACCGCGTGCGGGCGCTGGTCTACCTCCGTAACCGCCGCTCGCACTACAGCCGCCTGTGGAACCATTCTGTCCTTGATGCTGGGCCGACCCCGAATAACGTGCGGAACAAGGCAAAGCGGAAAGCCGGACAATTCGAGCCACGGTCCGTGCTCGACGTGATCGCCTCACTCGATGACATGGCAGTCCGTAGTGGCGTCGCCGTCTCGATCCTCCCTCGGCTTGTTGCCGATTACTCCCGCGACTC
Proteins encoded:
- a CDS encoding zinc ribbon domain-containing protein YjdM, encoding MSDIDNANIPPCPECGSEYTYESGTSIICPMCGYEWVPGEAESEAAASLVKDAVGNVLADGDSVSIIKSLKVKGGSDIKIGTKVTGIRLLAEPVNGHDIEAKVLGAGQMYLKSSVVKKV
- a CDS encoding TIGR02391 family protein, translating into MAAFPQPWSYPKVKAIADVLADTNEGLTRREIGELLHRLGMEDPSPSKSKRDRLADVFVARQNKDQSSKGTSTFIETAMEPVRYYTQKAVFARRKKLLNERLSLVGVRISDEGKVGEGAVAQILDDASRIATSIYDELRQRKCYTWVLQYCSVEVLRKACSHACPEATKSIFDRLRSLTGLPSDGASLVDEALALGKSGKPKLPINSLRPQTERDEQSGFANPVKGLNSLYRNPTAHDLRLKRPIGKDELLEVLTMISMVHRRLDGASAQSGGST
- a CDS encoding Abi family protein, with protein sequence MGRASCPHGWARPAVADESACASFLAATNYYRFSGYARYFQKAPHLGDDVFRPGVTFDEIRAAYDADEALRIALVRPLAHVELMLRSHVAHVIADEHGVYGRYLEESFYTDAPDHEPTVESCLYDIRRSKERHILRYREAGADYGNLPVWSAVEAWSFGTLSKVIERGAGGCLAETVATSAGIAKAGFAYRVRALVYLRNRRSHYSRLWNHSVLDAGPTPNNVRNKAKRKAGQFEPRSVLDVIASLDDMAVRSGVAVSILPRLVADYSRDSTFWQGLIRPQSPRDHGRNTP